A stretch of Desulfotalea psychrophila LSv54 DNA encodes these proteins:
- a CDS encoding F0F1 ATP synthase subunit B family protein, which yields MKENIKRVLPFLLVLLFAFAPLALASAPVDAPAPADAPADALPSAKVISAPADAGVIEAVELEHATVTGAHDVAVAHVADSLSHEKLMDLFWRVLNFAVLMAILIKFGAKPIANALSGRQQRVKSEVEDLEARRIVAEKEFRQFEAKLANVEKDIDSIVDKAVAQAEIEKAKILERAEQAAADIQKSAEQAIQNEIANAKRSLKNDAADQAAVMAEELIVKHLTADDQVKIVEDYLAKVGAV from the coding sequence ATGAAAGAGAATATAAAACGTGTTCTGCCATTTTTGCTGGTATTGCTTTTTGCCTTTGCTCCTCTCGCTCTTGCCTCAGCTCCAGTTGATGCTCCGGCTCCAGCTGATGCTCCGGCTGATGCTCTGCCTTCTGCTAAGGTTATTTCTGCTCCAGCCGATGCCGGTGTTATTGAAGCGGTAGAACTGGAACATGCAACCGTTACTGGTGCCCATGATGTAGCGGTAGCCCATGTCGCTGACAGCCTCTCCCATGAGAAGTTGATGGATCTTTTCTGGCGAGTGTTGAACTTTGCCGTGTTGATGGCCATCTTGATCAAGTTTGGGGCAAAGCCTATTGCTAATGCTCTTTCCGGTCGTCAGCAGCGGGTGAAGTCTGAAGTGGAGGATCTTGAGGCCCGTCGCATTGTTGCCGAGAAAGAGTTTCGCCAGTTTGAGGCAAAGCTTGCCAATGTTGAAAAGGATATTGATAGCATTGTTGATAAGGCCGTTGCCCAGGCCGAGATTGAGAAGGCTAAGATTCTAGAAAGAGCCGAGCAGGCGGCAGCAGATATTCAAAAATCTGCTGAGCAGGCAATCCAGAATGAGATTGCCAACGCTAAACGTAGCCTGAAAAACGATGCTGCTGATCAGGCCGCTGTTATGGCAGAGGAACTTATTGTTAAGCACCTCACCGCTGATGATCAGGTAAAAATTGTTGAAGATTATTTAGCTAAAGTGGGGGCCGTGTAA
- a CDS encoding F0F1 ATP synthase subunit delta — protein sequence MKQTILARRYAKAVFSIGADSGKYGEYNDALQAVANLYMTNPDVVDALTNPLYPLELREKVMVGIVKSMDIDAVMSNFLNLLVEKKRAEILPEIAEEFQAMVDDAQNLSHGSVISAVELSEELQGKIQQTLEKLTGKKVELTTSVDPSIIGGIVAKVGDLVLDGSIKTQLAGLKESIKGRE from the coding sequence ATGAAACAGACAATCCTCGCACGAAGATATGCAAAAGCTGTCTTTTCCATAGGCGCCGATAGTGGCAAATATGGGGAGTATAATGATGCTCTTCAGGCTGTTGCAAATCTGTATATGACCAACCCCGATGTTGTAGATGCTCTAACCAACCCTCTTTATCCTTTAGAACTTCGTGAGAAGGTGATGGTAGGAATAGTAAAGTCCATGGACATTGATGCTGTAATGAGCAATTTCCTCAATCTCCTCGTTGAGAAAAAGCGTGCGGAAATTCTTCCAGAGATAGCAGAAGAGTTTCAGGCCATGGTTGATGATGCTCAGAATCTGAGCCATGGAAGCGTGATTTCAGCCGTTGAGTTGAGTGAAGAGTTACAGGGGAAAATTCAGCAGACATTAGAAAAGCTAACCGGTAAGAAGGTGGAGCTTACGACCAGTGTCGATCCATCAATCATTGGTGGTATTGTGGCCAAGGTAGGTGACTTGGTGCTGGACGGTAGCATTAAAACACAACTTGCAGGTTTAAAAGAATCCATTAAGGGGAGAGAATAG
- the atpA gene encoding F0F1 ATP synthase subunit alpha, whose protein sequence is MQIKAEEISQIIKDQIGDYETSVDLNETGTVISVGDGIARIYGVQNCMAMELLEFPSGIMGLALNLEEDNVGCAVLGSVQGIKEGDIVKRTGKIAEVPVGPAMSGRVVDGLGKPIDGQGPINSDLTSKIEVVAPGVIARKGVHEPCYTGAKAVDAMTPVGRGQRELVIGDRQIGKTALCVDAIIAQKNTDVHCIYVAVGQKKSTVALVVEALRKHGAMEYTTVVAACASDPAPMQYIAPFAGCSMGEYYRDNGQHALIIYDDLSKQAVAYRELSLLLRRPPGREAYPGDIFFNHSRLLERASKVNDELGAGSLTALPIIETQAGDVSAFIPTNVISITDGQVYLEPNLFFSGVRPAVNIGLSVSRVGGSAQCKAMKQVAGTLRLDLAQYRELAAFAAFGSDLDVSTQAKLTRGERLVEILKQPQYQPLPMEKQVTILYAGSTGHLDSLPIGSLAAYEADLYDYLEANEPSVFTDLVAEQAFTDGIKEKLNKALTSFGETFKAIKGLK, encoded by the coding sequence ATGCAGATTAAAGCCGAAGAAATCAGTCAGATTATCAAAGATCAGATCGGAGACTACGAGACAAGTGTAGATCTGAACGAGACTGGTACCGTTATTTCTGTTGGTGATGGTATCGCCCGTATCTATGGTGTACAAAATTGTATGGCAATGGAGCTTCTTGAATTCCCTAGTGGAATTATGGGACTTGCCCTGAACCTTGAGGAAGATAACGTTGGTTGTGCAGTACTCGGTAGTGTTCAAGGTATTAAGGAAGGCGATATTGTTAAGCGTACCGGTAAGATTGCAGAGGTTCCTGTAGGACCTGCAATGTCCGGCCGTGTTGTTGATGGTCTTGGCAAGCCTATTGATGGCCAAGGTCCAATTAACTCTGATCTTACCTCTAAGATTGAAGTGGTGGCTCCAGGTGTTATTGCCCGTAAAGGTGTGCATGAACCATGTTACACCGGTGCCAAGGCAGTTGATGCTATGACCCCTGTTGGTCGTGGACAGCGTGAGCTGGTGATCGGTGATCGTCAGATTGGCAAGACTGCCCTCTGTGTTGATGCAATTATTGCCCAGAAGAACACTGACGTGCACTGCATCTACGTAGCAGTAGGCCAGAAAAAATCTACCGTAGCCCTTGTGGTGGAAGCCCTGCGTAAGCACGGTGCCATGGAGTACACCACCGTTGTTGCTGCCTGTGCCTCTGATCCTGCCCCAATGCAGTATATTGCCCCCTTTGCCGGTTGTTCCATGGGTGAGTACTACCGTGATAATGGTCAACATGCCCTGATCATCTATGATGATCTTTCCAAGCAGGCAGTTGCCTATCGTGAACTCTCCCTGCTTCTTCGTCGTCCACCGGGACGTGAGGCTTATCCGGGTGATATTTTCTTTAATCACTCCCGTCTGCTTGAGCGTGCCTCCAAGGTAAATGATGAGCTTGGTGCCGGTTCTCTTACTGCCCTGCCAATCATTGAAACTCAGGCCGGTGATGTTTCTGCCTTTATTCCTACCAACGTTATTTCTATTACCGACGGTCAGGTGTATCTCGAGCCAAACCTCTTCTTCTCCGGTGTTCGTCCAGCGGTAAATATTGGTCTCTCTGTATCCCGTGTTGGCGGCTCTGCCCAGTGTAAGGCGATGAAACAGGTAGCAGGTACCCTGCGTCTTGATCTTGCCCAGTATCGTGAGCTTGCCGCTTTTGCAGCCTTTGGCTCTGATCTTGATGTTTCAACCCAGGCTAAACTTACCCGTGGAGAGAGACTCGTTGAGATCCTCAAGCAGCCACAGTATCAGCCACTACCAATGGAGAAGCAGGTAACTATTCTCTACGCTGGTTCTACAGGTCATCTTGACTCACTTCCTATTGGCAGCTTGGCAGCCTACGAGGCAGATCTCTATGACTATCTTGAGGCTAATGAGCCATCAGTCTTTACCGATCTGGTAGCCGAACAGGCCTTCACCGATGGAATTAAAGAGAAACTCAATAAGGCACTGACCAGCTTTGGTGAAACGTTCAAGGCAATCAAGGGTCTTAAATAA
- the atpG gene encoding ATP synthase F1 subunit gamma → MPSLKEVKTKITGVKKTSQITKAMNMVAASRLRGAQDKMESFRPYASKFSEAMSNLSGGGNTNAFPLMDVRDVKTVELIVVTSDRGLCGSFNANVVKLTEKKMAQYRAEGKKVSLICIGKKGYQLLRKSGAVRENYSDIMAHFSINNAREIASDVADNFLKGTADKVEIIYGAFKSVAVQAPVAEDLLPIQPVVSSEPAGEQTMSGDYIYEPSSEEIMDAMQPLYLNVLVYHAMLEVGASEHAARMTAMDNATTACRDIVSNLTIVYNKARQAAVTNELMDIVGGAEALK, encoded by the coding sequence ATGCCGAGTTTAAAAGAAGTTAAAACAAAGATCACAGGTGTAAAGAAGACATCTCAGATTACTAAGGCGATGAACATGGTCGCTGCCTCAAGGTTGCGTGGTGCTCAGGATAAGATGGAATCCTTTCGTCCATACGCATCTAAGTTTAGCGAGGCTATGTCAAATCTGTCCGGCGGGGGAAATACCAATGCCTTTCCTCTGATGGATGTCCGTGATGTTAAAACGGTGGAGCTTATTGTTGTTACCTCCGATCGTGGTTTATGTGGTTCCTTTAATGCCAATGTTGTGAAGCTTACCGAAAAGAAGATGGCTCAGTATCGGGCTGAAGGAAAAAAGGTAAGTCTGATCTGTATTGGCAAGAAGGGATATCAGTTATTGAGAAAGAGTGGCGCCGTTCGTGAGAATTATTCAGACATAATGGCTCATTTTTCTATAAATAACGCCCGAGAAATTGCATCTGATGTGGCGGATAACTTTCTCAAGGGAACCGCTGATAAGGTAGAGATTATTTATGGTGCCTTTAAGTCCGTTGCCGTTCAGGCCCCGGTTGCCGAGGATCTTCTGCCTATCCAACCCGTTGTCAGCAGTGAGCCTGCGGGCGAGCAGACCATGTCTGGAGACTATATCTATGAACCTTCCAGTGAAGAGATCATGGATGCCATGCAGCCACTCTATCTCAACGTGCTCGTCTATCATGCCATGCTTGAGGTGGGTGCCTCTGAGCATGCTGCCAGGATGACAGCAATGGACAATGCAACCACAGCATGTCGAGATATTGTTAGTAATTTGACCATTGTATACAATAAGGCTCGCCAGGCCGCTGTAACAAATGAGTTGATGGACATCGTTGGCGGCGCAGAAGCTCTTAAATAG
- the atpD gene encoding F0F1 ATP synthase subunit beta, with protein MSEQKIGKITQVIGPVVDVEFEPGQLPNILNACTVTNPGINDVPDNLVIEIAQHLGDNVCRCIAMDQTDGLVRGMVVRDTGLPITIPVGEGALGRIMNVVGRPVDGLGPIPAKTSMSIHRDAPLFTEQDTEVRVLETGIKVIDLLVPFPLGGKMGLFGGAGCGKTVIMMEMVNNIAMHHGGISVFCGVGERTREGNDLYNEMKESGVLPKAALVYGQMTEPPGARARVALTGLTAAEYFRDEEGQDVLFFVDNIFRFTQAGSEVSALLGRIPSAVGYQPTLATDLGALQERITSTNKGSITAVQCVYVPADDLTDPAPATTFAHLDGTVVLSRQISELGIYPAVDPLDSTSRILDPNVIGEEHYDVARGVQVSLQKYKDLQDIIAILGMDELSEEDQQLVSRARKIQRYLSQPFTVAEVFTGMPGKFVKVADTVQGFKEILEGKHDALNENSFYMVGSIDEAVAKDAASKA; from the coding sequence ATGAGTGAGCAAAAAATTGGAAAGATTACACAGGTTATTGGACCTGTTGTAGATGTTGAGTTTGAGCCGGGCCAGCTGCCTAATATTCTGAATGCCTGTACTGTGACCAATCCTGGTATTAATGACGTCCCGGATAACCTGGTTATCGAGATTGCTCAGCATTTAGGTGATAACGTTTGTCGTTGTATTGCTATGGACCAGACCGATGGTCTTGTTCGTGGCATGGTTGTAAGAGATACGGGCCTGCCTATCACCATTCCTGTCGGTGAGGGTGCTCTTGGTCGTATCATGAACGTTGTTGGTCGTCCCGTGGATGGACTCGGTCCCATTCCGGCAAAGACAAGCATGTCCATTCACCGTGATGCGCCACTTTTTACCGAGCAGGACACCGAAGTGCGTGTTCTTGAAACCGGTATTAAGGTAATTGATCTCCTTGTTCCATTCCCACTTGGTGGAAAGATGGGGCTCTTCGGTGGTGCCGGTTGTGGTAAGACCGTTATTATGATGGAGATGGTTAATAATATTGCCATGCATCATGGTGGTATCTCTGTCTTCTGTGGTGTTGGAGAGCGTACCCGTGAGGGTAATGATCTCTACAACGAGATGAAGGAGTCCGGTGTTCTTCCTAAGGCTGCCCTTGTTTATGGTCAGATGACAGAGCCTCCGGGAGCACGTGCCCGGGTTGCCCTGACCGGTCTTACTGCTGCTGAGTATTTCCGTGATGAAGAGGGGCAGGATGTACTGTTCTTCGTGGATAATATCTTTCGTTTTACCCAGGCAGGCTCCGAAGTTTCTGCCCTCCTTGGCCGTATTCCATCTGCGGTAGGTTATCAGCCTACCTTGGCAACGGATCTTGGTGCCCTGCAGGAACGTATTACCTCCACCAACAAGGGTTCTATTACTGCTGTTCAGTGTGTATATGTACCGGCGGATGATTTAACCGATCCTGCCCCTGCTACCACCTTTGCTCACCTTGATGGTACCGTTGTTCTTTCTCGTCAGATCTCTGAGCTTGGTATCTACCCTGCCGTTGATCCGCTGGATTCAACCTCTCGTATTCTCGATCCGAATGTTATCGGTGAAGAGCATTACGACGTTGCCCGTGGTGTCCAGGTAAGCCTGCAGAAGTACAAAGATCTTCAGGATATTATTGCTATTCTTGGTATGGATGAGCTCTCTGAGGAAGATCAGCAGTTGGTTTCCCGTGCCCGTAAGATTCAGCGATACCTGTCGCAACCATTTACCGTTGCCGAGGTATTTACCGGTATGCCTGGTAAATTCGTTAAGGTTGCCGATACTGTTCAGGGCTTCAAAGAGATCCTGGAAGGAAAGCACGACGCACTCAACGAGAACTCCTTCTATATGGTTGGTAGCATTGACGAAGCTGTTGCAAAGGATGCTGCATCTAAGGCGTAA
- a CDS encoding F0F1 ATP synthase subunit epsilon, whose translation MAQQINLEVVTPSGSIINKDVDIVNAPGSGGDFGVLANHAPLLSTIKIGALTYEIGEERNTLMVSGGFCEVSNNKITFLVESAEAKQDIDTDRAMKAKIRAEKRIAKHGLPSDEAYSDTRAEAALHRALIRLRVAQGL comes from the coding sequence ATGGCACAACAAATTAATTTAGAGGTGGTTACACCTTCGGGGTCGATTATTAACAAGGATGTTGATATTGTTAACGCTCCCGGTAGCGGTGGCGACTTCGGTGTCTTGGCCAATCACGCACCTCTTTTGTCAACTATCAAGATAGGCGCTTTGACTTATGAGATCGGTGAGGAACGCAATACCCTGATGGTAAGTGGTGGGTTTTGTGAAGTTTCCAATAATAAAATTACCTTTCTTGTGGAAAGTGCTGAAGCAAAACAAGATATTGATACTGACAGAGCGATGAAGGCCAAAATAAGAGCTGAAAAGCGCATTGCCAAGCATGGTTTGCCGAGCGATGAGGCTTATAGCGATACCCGCGCTGAAGCTGCACTTCACCGTGCACTTATTCGTCTCCGGGTGGCACAGGGACTCTAG
- the mutS gene encoding DNA mismatch repair protein MutS, producing the protein MPKLKITPMMQQYFKLKEQHPHTILFYRMGDFYEMFFEDAITASKILGITLTSRNKKSDSAQIPMCGIPYHALQGYLAKMVEAGKRVAICEQVEDPSTAQGIVKREVVQIVTPGVVTDNQLLDAKSNNFVTAISRGKNNRYGLSFLDITTGEFIVADFAGSDGEADILDQLTRLTPTELLVSEEELEDFAETIDLATTLIPGLCITPRPHHLFDFDQSHEKLLEHFAVISLDGFGCETLVEGQIAAAILLDYIEETQKSAIHHIEKLSRLELDAILQIDDSSRRNLELTQTIVGGNRSGSLLSVLDLTTTPMGARFLKQAILFPLQDRARILRRLNAVGYFFNNSEARHQIRELLDQVYDIERLNSRITLGSANGRDMLAMKQSLARLPEMLTELRKCDTDELIEIEQTLDTLEDLHQLLDKSIHPDPPTNIREGNLIREGYNAELDEIIVLLRDGKKLILDLEAKERERTGIAKLKVSYNRVFGYFIEVSRAQSSRVPEHYIRKQTLVNAERFITPELKEFETKVLGAEDRRLELEYQLFATVRNELASHSSRFLATAHQLALLDFYASAAEVSQQYNYHRPEIRDDGSLEIREGRHPVIERSLPAGKFVPNDVYLDQAENEILVITGPNMAGKSTVLRQTALIVLMAQMGYYVPADSARIGVVDRIFTRVGAMDDLRRGQSTFMVEMSETANILNNATPRSLVILDEIGRGTSTYDGLSIAWAVTEHLVQKDGIGVKTMFATHYHELTDLARRYARIQNYSIAVREWQKSVIFLHKLIKGGTSRSYGIQVAALAGVPAQVVERAHEILHSIESGDFLAGEKVGGQPQKELSEHKPHQPSLFAPPTDEIRTKIREMDLDELTPRQALDALYALKEMTV; encoded by the coding sequence ATGCCAAAATTAAAAATAACCCCGATGATGCAGCAGTACTTTAAGCTCAAAGAACAACATCCCCATACCATCCTCTTTTACCGAATGGGAGATTTTTACGAGATGTTCTTTGAGGACGCCATCACCGCCTCCAAGATTCTTGGTATCACCCTCACCTCCCGCAATAAGAAATCGGACAGTGCTCAAATACCCATGTGCGGAATCCCCTACCATGCCCTGCAGGGATATCTGGCAAAGATGGTAGAGGCGGGCAAGCGAGTAGCAATCTGTGAACAGGTGGAGGATCCCAGTACAGCCCAAGGTATTGTCAAACGAGAGGTGGTGCAGATAGTCACTCCCGGAGTGGTCACAGACAATCAACTCCTCGATGCCAAGAGCAATAACTTTGTCACGGCCATTAGCAGGGGAAAAAACAACCGCTATGGTCTCTCCTTTCTTGATATTACCACCGGTGAGTTCATCGTTGCCGATTTTGCCGGGAGCGATGGTGAGGCAGATATCCTCGACCAACTGACCCGCCTCACCCCCACAGAACTGCTCGTCTCAGAAGAGGAGCTAGAGGACTTTGCCGAGACCATCGATCTTGCCACCACCCTCATCCCCGGCCTCTGTATAACCCCGCGCCCCCACCACCTCTTTGACTTTGACCAATCGCATGAAAAGCTGCTTGAACATTTCGCCGTCATCAGTCTGGATGGATTTGGATGTGAGACCCTTGTCGAGGGACAGATCGCCGCGGCCATACTCCTCGACTATATTGAGGAGACCCAAAAATCTGCCATCCACCATATAGAGAAGCTGAGCCGCCTGGAACTCGATGCCATCCTGCAAATAGATGACTCTTCGCGGCGTAACCTTGAACTTACCCAGACAATTGTCGGTGGCAACCGAAGCGGTTCCCTGCTCTCCGTCCTTGATCTGACCACAACGCCCATGGGGGCCAGATTTCTCAAACAGGCCATCCTCTTTCCCCTTCAGGACAGGGCAAGAATCCTCCGCCGCCTCAACGCAGTGGGCTATTTTTTTAACAACTCAGAGGCACGTCACCAGATCAGAGAGTTGCTCGATCAGGTCTATGATATAGAACGACTCAACAGCAGGATCACCCTGGGCTCGGCCAATGGCCGCGATATGCTGGCCATGAAACAGTCTCTGGCCCGCCTGCCTGAAATGCTGACAGAGCTACGAAAATGCGATACCGATGAGCTGATAGAGATCGAGCAGACACTTGATACTCTGGAAGACCTGCACCAACTCTTGGATAAAAGCATCCACCCAGACCCACCGACAAATATACGAGAGGGAAACCTCATTCGGGAAGGTTATAATGCCGAGCTTGATGAGATCATTGTTCTCCTCCGGGATGGGAAGAAACTCATTCTTGATCTGGAGGCCAAAGAGAGGGAACGAACGGGGATTGCCAAGCTCAAGGTGAGTTACAACAGGGTCTTTGGCTATTTCATCGAGGTGAGCAGGGCCCAGAGTTCTCGGGTACCGGAACACTATATTCGTAAGCAGACCCTGGTCAATGCCGAGAGATTTATCACCCCTGAACTGAAGGAGTTTGAAACCAAGGTCCTGGGCGCCGAAGATCGCAGACTAGAACTGGAGTATCAGCTCTTTGCCACTGTCCGAAATGAGCTTGCCAGCCATTCCAGCAGGTTTCTGGCCACAGCTCACCAGTTGGCCCTTCTTGATTTTTATGCCTCGGCCGCCGAAGTATCACAGCAGTACAACTATCACCGACCCGAGATCAGAGACGATGGCAGCCTGGAGATACGAGAGGGACGACACCCCGTTATCGAGAGATCACTACCGGCAGGAAAGTTCGTCCCCAACGACGTCTATCTTGATCAGGCTGAAAATGAAATTCTGGTTATCACCGGCCCGAATATGGCCGGTAAATCCACGGTACTGAGACAAACGGCCCTCATTGTCCTCATGGCCCAGATGGGCTACTATGTACCCGCAGATTCCGCCCGAATCGGGGTTGTTGACCGAATATTTACCCGGGTCGGGGCAATGGATGACCTACGCAGGGGCCAATCCACCTTTATGGTGGAGATGAGTGAAACCGCCAATATTCTCAACAATGCCACCCCGCGCAGTCTTGTTATCCTCGATGAGATCGGTCGGGGTACATCCACCTACGATGGTCTCTCCATCGCCTGGGCTGTAACAGAACACCTGGTGCAAAAAGACGGTATCGGAGTCAAGACCATGTTCGCCACCCACTACCACGAGCTCACCGATCTGGCCCGCAGATATGCACGGATACAGAACTACTCCATCGCTGTACGGGAGTGGCAGAAGAGCGTTATCTTCCTCCATAAGCTGATAAAGGGTGGTACCAGCCGCAGTTATGGTATTCAGGTGGCGGCTCTGGCAGGCGTCCCCGCCCAGGTGGTGGAACGGGCCCATGAAATACTGCACAGCATTGAATCCGGAGATTTTCTAGCAGGAGAAAAGGTAGGAGGGCAGCCTCAGAAGGAGCTGAGCGAGCACAAGCCCCACCAGCCCTCCCTCTTTGCCCCTCCGACCGACGAGATACGGACAAAGATCAGGGAAATGGATTTAGACGAGCTGACACCCAGACAGGCACTTGATGCCCTCTACGCCCTAAAGGAGATGACCGTCTAG
- a CDS encoding HIT family protein, producing MQHVLGEAPKVRGCLFEPDENCPYDPNSLLLYRDSEVIVLLNRFPYANGHLLVAPIRHIACLTELSDGESYALMLMVKRSAAIIKQLFSPAGLNIGCNIGACAGAGIADHLHFHIIPRWQGDHNFMTTLAEVRTIPQHIEDTFNILLPEFQKIEQTQEIA from the coding sequence ATGCAACACGTTTTAGGAGAGGCGCCGAAGGTCAGGGGCTGCCTCTTTGAGCCCGACGAAAACTGCCCCTATGACCCAAACAGCCTGCTTCTCTATCGGGACAGCGAGGTGATAGTATTGCTCAATCGCTTCCCCTACGCAAACGGCCATCTGCTTGTTGCCCCCATACGCCATATCGCCTGCCTCACCGAACTCAGCGATGGGGAGAGTTATGCCCTTATGCTCATGGTGAAAAGATCCGCCGCTATTATCAAACAGCTCTTCTCGCCTGCTGGGCTCAATATTGGCTGCAATATTGGTGCCTGTGCCGGAGCGGGTATCGCCGATCATCTCCACTTTCATATCATCCCCCGTTGGCAGGGCGATCATAATTTTATGACCACCCTGGCCGAGGTAAGGACAATACCCCAGCATATCGAAGACACATTTAATATCCTTCTACCAGAATTTCAAAAAATAGAACAAACCCAAGAAATTGCCTAA
- a CDS encoding metallophosphoesterase family protein, with the protein MTIIGILSDTHITAPTADFNRNTARAFADCDIIVHAGDLTDMTILEAFRGKEVHAVCGNVCNSRTKADLPEMKTFVVDGFLFALCHGANGPRHNIEERLFDQYPEADCIIYGHTHNPLCHRVASTLYINPGSFKGTGRYGAPGTYAIATTSKTGITAKIFDLPRS; encoded by the coding sequence ATGACAATAATTGGCATATTATCCGATACCCATATCACTGCCCCCACGGCAGACTTTAATCGCAACACGGCCAGAGCCTTTGCCGACTGCGATATCATTGTCCATGCAGGAGATCTCACCGACATGACAATTCTGGAGGCCTTTAGAGGCAAAGAGGTCCACGCTGTCTGTGGAAATGTTTGCAATTCCAGAACAAAAGCGGATCTGCCGGAGATGAAGACCTTTGTGGTAGACGGTTTCCTCTTTGCCCTCTGCCATGGAGCAAACGGGCCACGCCATAATATTGAAGAGAGACTCTTTGACCAATACCCCGAAGCAGACTGCATTATCTATGGTCACACCCATAATCCCCTCTGCCACAGAGTGGCCTCAACCCTCTATATTAATCCCGGAAGCTTCAAGGGCACGGGGCGCTATGGAGCTCCCGGCACCTATGCCATTGCCACCACCTCGAAAACGGGAATAACAGCTAAAATTTTTGACTTACCAAGATCATGA
- a CDS encoding alpha-hydroxy-acid oxidizing protein translates to MKEVRDRARKLMGKQCRVCPACNGRACAGEVPGMGGLGTGSSFKSNFEALAEVKFNMRLLHDVVEPDTSVTILGRKMALPVLAAPIGGISYNMGGAISEKDYVRAIVNGCRAKSIIGCTGDGVPEVIHQEGFAAIKAADGEAIPFIKPWDDEELLAKLAGAKATGCLAIGMDIDAAGLITLRLQGRPVSAKTPAKLAEIIKSTGMKFVLKGVMTADEAELALEAGCEAIVVSDHGGRVLDHTPGTAEVLPEIAERVKGRMTIFVDGGVRTGGDVLKMLALGADAVMIGRPFSVAAVGGLQAGVEKYIDQLSTELKQAMTLTGTAAAASVSPNIIRR, encoded by the coding sequence ATGAAAGAAGTCAGAGATAGGGCTAGAAAGCTCATGGGAAAACAGTGCCGGGTATGCCCTGCCTGTAATGGTAGAGCATGTGCAGGTGAAGTGCCGGGCATGGGCGGGCTGGGGACAGGATCGTCTTTCAAGAGTAATTTCGAAGCCCTGGCCGAGGTAAAATTTAATATGCGCCTCCTCCACGATGTGGTGGAGCCCGATACCAGCGTTACCATACTCGGCAGAAAAATGGCCCTGCCCGTACTTGCGGCCCCCATCGGCGGCATCTCCTATAATATGGGCGGAGCAATCTCAGAAAAAGATTATGTTCGAGCAATTGTCAACGGTTGCCGGGCAAAATCAATTATCGGCTGTACCGGCGACGGGGTACCGGAGGTCATCCACCAGGAAGGTTTTGCGGCTATCAAGGCTGCGGACGGCGAGGCCATTCCATTTATAAAGCCCTGGGATGATGAAGAGCTCTTGGCAAAGCTCGCCGGGGCCAAGGCCACCGGCTGCCTGGCCATCGGCATGGACATTGATGCGGCCGGTCTTATCACCCTCCGCCTGCAGGGACGACCTGTTTCTGCCAAGACTCCGGCAAAGCTTGCTGAGATCATCAAGAGCACGGGAATGAAATTCGTCCTCAAGGGAGTAATGACTGCGGACGAGGCCGAACTTGCCCTCGAGGCAGGTTGCGAGGCCATTGTCGTCTCCGATCATGGCGGTCGGGTACTGGATCACACCCCCGGTACCGCCGAGGTACTGCCTGAAATAGCAGAACGGGTTAAGGGCAGAATGACCATCTTTGTCGATGGTGGAGTCCGTACCGGTGGAGATGTCCTCAAAATGCTCGCCCTCGGGGCCGATGCGGTAATGATCGGCAGACCATTTTCTGTCGCTGCCGTCGGTGGCCTGCAAGCAGGTGTAGAAAAGTATATCGACCAGCTGAGTACCGAACTCAAACAGGCCATGACCCTCACCGGAACAGCAGCTGCCGCAAGTGTCTCGCCAAACATCATTCGCAGATAG
- a CDS encoding rhodanese-like domain-containing protein produces MTKKVLFFLLFLGCSLTEGYAMGIDYSVEEAHALIGDDAIVWLDIREKGELVSLPKLDVARHLPLSHFKAGFARLNIDRETRIFLICRSGNRSKRLQKTLLKEGYINTVNILGGMRAWRKKYPRN; encoded by the coding sequence ATGACGAAAAAAGTACTCTTTTTTTTGCTTTTCCTGGGTTGTTCACTCACCGAGGGATATGCAATGGGAATAGATTATAGTGTGGAGGAGGCTCATGCCCTTATTGGTGATGATGCCATTGTTTGGCTGGATATCAGGGAGAAGGGTGAACTTGTGTCCCTGCCCAAACTTGACGTTGCCCGGCATCTGCCCCTCTCTCATTTTAAGGCAGGATTTGCTCGCTTAAATATTGACAGGGAGACAAGGATCTTTCTCATCTGTCGGTCTGGAAATCGCTCAAAGCGCCTGCAGAAAACCCTGTTGAAAGAGGGGTATATCAACACGGTAAATATTCTTGGTGGCATGCGTGCCTGGCGGAAAAAATATCCCCGGAACTAG